Proteins encoded together in one Salmo trutta chromosome 3, fSalTru1.1, whole genome shotgun sequence window:
- the si:ch211-175m2.5 gene encoding uncharacterized protein si:ch211-175m2.5, whose product MAPGSVWRLIRHCNLASHRYVGCALWQQKAPVTVGAAATSRQFSSDAPPENISRYPIPNKKDLPFDMVELMEEVENKGGFLPNVFKVLAHRPAEFRAFFSYYNELMNKETGGLTKADRELIVVATSIHNQCLYCVVSHSALHRIYSKKPTLADQVIVNYENAELSPRERVMLDFALAVCRSDTVTDQHFLSLEEVGFDREDAWDIAAIAAFFAMSNRLAHLTDMRPNAEFYNMGRMPRDKTKGEGK is encoded by the exons ATGGCGCCTGGAAGTGTTTGGAGATTAATTCGTCACTGTAACCTT GCGTCCCATCGGTATGTGGGGTGCGCGTTATGGCAGCAGAAAGCACCTGTGACAGTGGGGGCCGCGGCGACCAGTAGACAGttctccagcgatgctcccccgGAGAACATCAGCCGATACCCGATTCCAAACAAGAAAGACCTGCCATTCGACATGGTGGAACtaatggaggaggtggagaacaAG GGAGGATTCCTGCCCAATGTCTTCAAGGTCCTGGCACATCGTCCAGCAGAGTTCCGTGCTTTCTTTTCCTATTACAACGAACTGATGAACAaggagacag GGGGACTAACGAAGGCTGACAGGGAGCTGATTGTGGTCGCCACCAGTATCCACAACCAGTGTCTCTACTGCGTCGTGTCCCACAGTGCACTGCACCGCATCTACTCTAAGAAACCCACACTGGCTGACCAG GTGATTGTTAACTATGAGAATGCAGAGCTGTCCCCTCGGGAGCGGGTCATGCTGGACTTTGCTCTGGCTGTGTGTCGCAGCGACACCGTCACCGACCAGCACTTTCTGTCCCTGGAGGAAGTGGGCTTTGACCGTGAGGACGCCTGGGACATCGCTGCCATCGCTGCTTTCTTCGCCATGTCCAACCGGCTGGCCCACCTGACCGACATGAGACCCAACGCAGAGTTCTACAACATGGGCCGTATGCCCCGGGACAAGACCAAGGGAGAGGGCAAGTAG